cttaataaaattatgtcctGAATACAGgagtaaaacaaaactgttttatttattaaacatcttCATCCATGATGTACATTATATTGTATACAACTTTTGCAGAAGTAGTGTACAAATAAATGGGAAAATACAAATATCCGgttttataagatttatttcataaatattgcaCGTTAGAGCTAAACGAAAATGATTCTAGATTGACTTGGTACTGTTTTAGTGGTTTTTTCTGTTAGAAAGCCATGAAGCCACTATTCTTCTTGCTTCCTGTTTCATAAAAGTCATTCTTATGGTGTCGCTGGGCAACCAACCTTGCATGTCGAAGCAATGTGAGGCTCtgaaaaaattattttgtaatacatgTACAGTAGAAATTCAGTCGGAAGAAgtcaaagtataataaaatatacctatcaTACTTTATACGTCCCACAGTTGGACaaaggcctcttcccatatagatAGCCCCCTTCAAATTAGGCTAAGCTTGTATACCCATACAGGCTGGGTGTATGTCCGAGTGGGAATCCAACCTACGATTTCCGTTGTAGCAATCCGtgccactaaccactaaaccaacaggatgaccacgctagctcactgccgGTTGGAAATGTCGGTTTCCAACATTCTGACCACCTGACCTTCACCATTTGTCAGAGCGGTCATAGATATTTTCAGAAAGTGTTCTAAGAGCATTAATTATACACCCgccattatttttttcttacctttCTATAGTATAGGTAGGTGAAGTTTCCGAGATATGTTCATCGTAGACTCCTAGTGCGCGCCATGGGTCTATGTAGCCGTGAATATTAACAGTGTTTTTAACTTCAGGATCTAAACCTCCATAAACTAAATTCACGCGGTCGGCTGCCGCGTAAACGAATTTTTCGTCGAAtctatgaaaagaaaaaatgcaTCAATACCGGGACTGCGGGATTGTCCAAAAAGGTTCTAGGCCCTAGGGCAAAtaaaggaacatgggtgggttttagctCAACCCAAAACGGAGGATTCTCTTGACGATTTCTCATCCGAATTTTTCTAACTGGCATAGAAGAAAAAATTGTGTTTGAcacattaaattacttattaccTTTCATCGAAGAGTCTCTTGCACGCAGTGATATAGAAATCCAAGTTAAGCCACTTCAAAGAGTCGAACACGGTACCTGATTTCGGTGCAATCTGGAAAAATCCGTACTCGGTACAAGTTTGGTAGTACCAAGCACGGCCTGGAAGAGAAAAGGGAGTTATATTTTTGTGCTATGGTTTCTAAattgatgtacattatggaaagccataaataattgagtatttaaaatatatctaacTCCTGTAGTCTATACTTACTATTGTCAGTTTTATTGTAGGAGTCGAGGAAATTATCGTACACAATATCCCAACATTCATTTTCAGTACGATTTTGTACTAATGATACGAACCCTCCAATTTTCTCCATTGGTGTGTTTCCTGTGGAAATAAGGCCAACCTCTTTAAAGAAtaacatttatgtttattgcACTTGGGTATTTGAATAACTCTTTTAGGATAAgaacttagtttaaaaataatacgggTAAAAACTGTGtgtaaaatatcaattaagataattaaatcTGTTTCCGACCAGACCTCGGAACTTTTTTACCCGAGTCGCTCTTTACCTTTACGCGATTACGGTACGGAATCGTAGTAAGCCTTAAAAGTATCTTCACATACCGTAATAATTCCCGGTGAAATTGTTGCAGATTTGTATCAGTGATCCAGGGGACGCGCGCTGTACAGTATTAGAAAAAGACCATGTTATTAACCCCGAAAAGTAGCCGAGGTCGTAGGGGTCGCTGTAGTCAATTGGCTCGCAAATTCTGCAAAAATATGTTATACATATTAAACCTtagatttatttcataaaagaacgactcctgcattaaggaatttaatctttgtgaagcgggggtttcacaaacatgaaATTCACATGCATAAGGACACCCAgaatcataaaaatgtatcaaacatttctgtgatccacgtgTAAGTTACGGTCTGTGGGTTCGGAGTGGTAactggtgatctcaaccactcggccataTGTATCTGTACTTTCTatattctaacattttttttcgaacTATGTAAGTCACCACGATGAACGAGGTGGCAAGTAGTAATTATGGCTCTTAGTTACCCAAATGCAGCTTCTAAAGCTTCCCTTCCTTCATCGGTATTCATATGTGCGATAGTGTCCTGAATGCCTTGACGAATTATTGAAATACACTGATCACCACCTTCCAAAAGATATGCTTCGTGAACCACCTCTAGGTactctaaaacaaaaattgaaatacaaCTTCATTCacgttttttttaggttatattgTGAAAGAGCATATCAGTCTTTCACGTCAGTATGGCGCATATCAATGGGGAAGATCTACTGAAGTAAGCTAATGATGGTCTTAATTTCGTGATGTGAGTCGGAGATGAAAGCAAACGAATGTCTTATATTGAGTACATTTTGTCAACGTCAAAAACTCACCTGGAAAATCAATTTTGGCTAAAATGGGGCCACTAGAAGCAATACTGCCGAGCACCAAGTGAGGGTAACGTTGTTTGAACCACATTACCATATTGGCAGCGTAAGAACCTCCGTACATTATCACCTCGCTGTTATTAAAACGAGGCTGTGTCTTCACTTCTGTGATAAAATGAGCAAGGTCTGCGAGAGCTTGGTCCATATTAAGGAAACGCAAATTTTCAGTGGTATGTTCcctatgaattaaaaaaaccctgtttaataaaattatcaggAAATATTGTAGGTAAGGGAAATATATTTAAGTGAACTTAGTGATTCAATTATGATGTACCTATACACGGTTTAAGCTTAGGAAAATGATTTGGGAATGTATTAAGTCTAGTCTACCTATCTAATTAGGTAGATAAGTACTAAGTAGATACGTACTGCACGTAGTAAGAGAAATTCGCTAAACTCACTTGAAAGGTAATGTTTTTCCATAGTAACGATGTTCTGTGTATATCAGGTAGCCTTTGTTCTCTCGTGCCATTTCGTACATATTGCCGGCAGCTAGCCAGGCAGGGTGTATGTCCCATTCTCCTCCCGCCATTATAAATATAGGAGAGCCAGGACCACCGAAGAACTCTTCGTTGAACATGAATCgctaaaaaacataaaaacgtcCTGATTATGTTTAGAAACTTCTCAAAAGtctataacaaaaaacataatcctagccttttctctcTTGGGATCGTCCTCTTGTGTAATTGAATGCTGCGTGTGGTTTTTaaaggagcgattgcctatctgacttaACTGAACCGGGTCAAAACGGATTAGTCAGACTGTCATgtgtagatttattttgtaaagaaaatagcCGGTacccacaatttgacgtgccCTCCGAAACACGTAAGTAGTTATCGAGGTTATCCTGTGATCGATTAAATTATACAGTTGTAGTTTAACCACCAGctcaaaataacacaaaaccgtaacatgatattttttctgttataaGAAGTTCGTGGGGCACCGGCGAACCATACTCGTGGAACTCCTTGGGGTTTCTTTCTGTTATGTAATTCTAGTTCTTACAAACGACTTCACCTGCATCGAGTTCGGTTATATGCAAAAAGCTAATGGGGTTGCATCTACGTTCTTATCTCCCATAATATTAACCATCAGACTAAGTACAGGAAAAGGTCAACTGTACTCACCATTGCGAAGCGTTTATCATTTTGTGGATCAAAGTGGTCCAGTGGCATATTTATATAGCTTTGGAAAACGTTTCTGGCCAACGAGAGGTTGGTTGCAGGAGGCGGCATGTCCTCCCTCAAGAAAGTTTTCAATTCTATCTCCTGCAGTCCCCATGACGACGACAACACACTTAGAAGTACGAAGAAAATAATCTGAAAATCATGGCATATTTAAACAAGGCACGCCAATTTCAAAGATAAGCGAAGTAGTAAGTAAGTAAGGGTAACTAACCACATTGTTTCATTTTAGAATAATGAGACATCGTCGAAAATGCTTTAGTACAGaagtatcaaaaattaaataagaaattattactcaccattttattattttaaaagaataattaacaCATTTGTTAACCTAATTGAACTAATCTACACAAAAATTTAGATATCTACTGAAAAGAAGGGCGCTTATCCCTATCGCTTATCAATTAAAAcgatttagattattttagattaaaaccAGTTTTAATTGATACAGGCTGATATGTGTAATCGAATCGAATCGTGCGTATTTTGTAAACACTCTTTATAGTTTCAATACGGTGAATACAATATGTAGCAGGCacgtacatacctacataatacaatacatagataatatattgtaaatctCCTTCAGATCAGGTCATTTCACTGCGTCTATTTATATCTCCACAATTTCATGATTTCTCTTATTTACGCACTAACACTGCGcagctgaaaatatttttaagtttattttaatagtgtatatgaaaaatgttaacatcagacaggattcgaacctgctgCTGCCGAACTTAACGGCGAATCGAAATGAGATCGAGTAGTGACTCTGACACCCGACACAAGCGTAGTAATCGTATGGTGGCACGAGTTGATACTTTTCTcgataacataaataatactcGATTATTGCTCGATCTTGTTCAACGATACGTATTCAACGTCCGCGTTAGTGCTGCATATTTGGATTTCTGGATTTCTATAAATAACTCGTGGGTTCGGTTCCCAGGAGAAATTTTTGAATCATCATCACAAAAGCATTTAACTTACGTGGTGCACAATCATTTGTTGTACGTCTGGATGTTATTTATCTaatcaaaatatgtattttaggaAATATATTAGTGTGTCTTTAGATGTCTTGTAATCATAATACAAGCTGTGCTTATGAGCAAACTAATTGGCAAATTGAGaaactaacaaaatatacatCACAGGTATTCATTGTGTGatgatttaattatacataCTACTCCACTACCCATGCAGTCTAAATATCTAATCTTTATCTACTTATTTCGTGCGTACTGTATGATTAATACTGATGTGATTAATTTTCTCTAATCGTATTTACTCGAACGTATATGTAGGAGCAAACATACACAGGGCAGCTTCTGGCGAGCTGTTTACGAATAGCGACAATACCCCAGACCACCGTAAGGTCGAGCCTGCGGGTTGCAGGAAGGGGCACCCTGTCATCCGACCAGCTAACAGGCCAAGAAGGAAACGGACGAATGAGGGGTTGGTTGTTGAACCAACCTTTCGGGAAGAAGTACAGGACAACGctgagcatgcgcgagcgatcccgtgactctggcttaggcagttgaaggggcccggggtgatTTTAGTCGGTTCGAGTCCGACATACCCCCTCGCCGTGGGTTGAATTCAATAGAGTTTCACCACGGAAAAAAGGGGGTCGGTCTTTGAGGAAACTCCCAGCTGTTTCTTACTTAACTGTCTGGCTTAATTCAGGTTGTAGAAGCTATTTGCTCTGGGTGGTCACATTGATACTTGCTATTTTGAGATCGAATCTGCAATCTCTTGTATTCAAATCACAAATATCGTAGGTCCATGAAACCTATAGGCCAAATGATCATGTCGGAAAAACACAAATTacttaaacaacaatttaaaaagaaatgctttattGATTGTTAATCTTAGATGGGTATCAttcacgtatttatttttttacactttcgTCCGTATGGATGGTTGCAGTCTTTGGCGCCGCACTTTAATTTGCCACTGGAGCCTATACTAGTCTTGTATGGTTTTTCTTTGATGTAGTTGCcactgaaaatataaaacaatatttatacttatatttatttaaacaactccTTTCAACTAAATTCCTCAACTCCCATGGATATGTAGCAAGGTCATTTTATATCTACGAGCAATCTACATGAATATACGCCGTGGTTGGGTTGGCAGAAACTCACCCTGGTCCATAGTTGCAGACTACAAAAAACTTGTTCCATCCgtttttgaatgtttgcgaTATAGCGCAGCCGATGTAGACGCTGTCAGACCATATCATCTGAAAGTAAGCACAAACTTATTGGAAAATATCCGGTCGCTTTAGTATCATTTGTAGAAGCGTAAAAACGTTAGTGTTGAAGTAGAAGGAATCACTTTCCTCTTGGATCCTGTTGgagtttaattaatgaaatccGCAAACCTGAGTGTAGTGCCCAATGTCATAGTTATTGGAGATATCGAAGTCATGGGCGTGTAAAGGACCAAAGGTAAAGTTCACATGCTCGCTGAACCAAGACTCTAAAGGGTTGTTCGGATCCAGTTCGTATTTACTGTTCGTCGTAGAATACCAATACAAATTTTCCCCCGTGGTAAATCTGCCGGAtactgaaacataaataaaagtaactcagaacataaatatttaggtaactAGATAATGAACTACGTCTTCAATGTTTAACAAATACAGACTGTTGTAATTTTTATCTATAGAGaattataatatctttatttgaacaaatttatgttgaatgtttaatattaaataatatgaatactgGTGTTACGTGAAGTAACTTACTGGTATTTCTATCCGGGTTGTGGTAATTATAGTTTTGTATTGCCCATCTAGATGCTTTGACATGTAGCTCCTCATCCCAAACCTAAAAGTCGAGTATGTTTGAAAATATCTCTAGGTTAATACGCATTCTGGAAAGGGTACTTTAGCTCTCGGAGAATCTATGAAATAAACTGACATACAAAAAACTGTTTCATTCTACTTTGTTTTACTGCCACTGCTAAAAGTGTTGCAGTAGTGGCAGCAAAGCAGGAATGGGAGAGAGAGATTTCTTTTTACATCTTTAGGCGTATTTATCGATTGTCAAAAGGTTCCTTGTAAGGGGCAAGTGATATATATTCAAAAGATCCTGAAAATACAAGTGATAAATTCGCCAATATCTACTGTAAAAATATGGAAGTCGGAATTCAGTAATAAGATTCTTTCGCCACTTTaccacattatttttttatttgattttgactttaCATAGTATTATGAATTTCCGTACCTACTAACGCaagtatgtaggtactttatGGAAATAGTAATTCTAGCAATTGTTTCACATTGGAAGTTGGGACATAGAAGACCATTACGCGATAAAATGAAATCTATGCAAACTGATCATTATACGAATGAACTAGGAATAGTAGCCGAAGACCGATATAAATTATGAGGAACACCTCTGGAAATTATAAGGAACAATTTGTAAACAAGAAAGGAATTTGGAACATTTTTTGGAGACTTAACTGTTGAATGCTTCTTCTGATAGGACTGCATGGATTccaatgtttgttaaacccaCTATATACGAAATGATTTCTTTAATGTACGGTGAATGCCTGAAGCAAGATATTCTGAAGGCAAAAGACTTACAAGTAGATCCTAAAAACTGGTCTGACAGGATAACGAAGGAGCTAGATGTATCGGTCAAGAGGTACCACCAGCTACCGAACGTAATCGATGgagtcaattattttaatagtccACAGTATTGCAACatctttttcttaatttatattatgtaaaagtaaataatatagatgttatttatattagtagaaaaaatgtttgaacttgtaattaattaaacaaaagaattactTTTCAGGAATAAGATATTTAGCTGTATTTTTACTCTGGGACCGCAATAATTTAGAGACATGTCATAGCAAAATTTCAGCTCTatcaaatctaaaataaattaaataatttctaatagGTACCACATGAAATTACACAAAGATTACAATACACTACATACCACACTGTTCATTTCACTAGCCGCTGGCTGTCCCGGTACCTTGCCCTGGGCTAGCAGCAGCCTCCTCGAATTGTGACCATCCACAAACGCACGAATTTGTATACATGACAACGTTATCACTGAAACCAAACGATCTCCAATTAATTTAAACcacactttaattaaaaaccgaACATATATTCTAAAGTTTCGTTAAAAAAACCGTTCGAAAATCAAACAACAATTAGCAGTATTGATAACGTGAACTAACATTTGCATTGTGCGATAGTCAAGAAAGTCAAAATAAAGAACACATTCAGTTCCATTGTTTGAATAAAGGTACTACTACCGACGGTGGAGCGACTTATTTGACTCAGAGATTagcttgtaaaacactggtgcatGTGTTATATACTACTGCAAAACAGTGATTCAAACACTTGTGGTATAATTTGCGAGGTTCCGtacgatttataaatatttttcactctCATAGCGTCAAGAGGGATTTTCATAGTAGTTGCATTTAGGGCATATGTGTTATGTATagagaattattttaattcaactgATATTAGTATAGTCACCAGATTGCCGCCcattctattttattcattcTTCTAGTTATCAAGCATAAAAGCTGCAATCATTTTGTTTCATCATGGCTCCTAATCTGGCTTCTAAATCATAATTAGACGAAAACTAGTAGCTATGTACCTTTATAATCATAACTTTCGTTTCGAAGATAAAACCACCATCCCGTCAAGGTCAAAGTAAAAAGACTAAAttaatagccgagtggttgaagtcacaggttcgatccccgcgtaggcctagcgtttgtgtgatccacgaatgcttgtcctaagtcctgtcctgagtctgggtatatttttgcatgtgacttgaatgtttatgaaacccctgcgatacaagaatttaatttgatGGTGCGGGAGTTGCTGAAAaacgatattaaatataaacacgCACAAACAtgaaacaagcatttgtgaaaattgtggatctcataaatgtttgtcctatACGCGCATCGTACCCTAGGATGTAAGTCTTACATTGTATCTCTACGAGCATGTTAAACAACGTGTTAAGCCACGACTATAGATATCGGCATATGATATGACTCAAGTTGTAGACCGCGTCTTTTTTCCACCTGGTTGTGAAGTATTTCATAATAAACCCATCTTTATAAGTTAGACTCCTAAGGCcagcgaaaaaataaaatgtcttaaCTACTAACTAGAAACTCGTACTAAACTCTAGTTATTTTGGCAAATTTCAGTTCAGATctaaaaataacagaattttCATGTTGTAAAATTCGAAATGCGGTTTTATTGCTAaccagtgtttatttttagctttttaaGTATATTACGTTTCCTTCAAACAATAGAGTACATTTTTGTCTAAAGCAGATTAGTTATTCGTGACCTAGATATCGTCACCTGCTAGATAAACGTAGGCACCTATCGGGATATGTCTTCACGTGAGATTTTAGCTCACTATAGTTTCTGCTTATTGTTTAACCGGTGAAAAAAAGATAAACGGTCAAATACGAGGCGGGTCCTAGTAATTGAGGGATATCTGTTATCGCGGTTCATAAACAGTATATGTAGTTGATCTTAGTAGACCGTAAGACCGTAAGAGTGCCAATTCAAAGTTTTCGACTTCGATCCCAACGCCTGCACCATATTCAGAGTATTTATCGAAAAGCAACAAACCTCTATGTAGTAAACcatgaatatatgtatattaactttataaaaagtaGACAATATAGAATATGTGACAGAAAATACTTGTTTACATTTGAGTAGTAGTTGTTttcgataattattattattttatgagtttACAAAACCTTTAATATGCATGAACAAGCAGATCCGGATATCATTGAATTTGAGGATGTTGATATCTGCGATCCGAAGTATGTCGAAGGCCCAGGTTTTCGACAAAGAAGAAGTGccatttttgttacttttggtaatttattttcgtttttagttcaatattaaatttaacttgaTGTCCATTACAAAGAAACTTCTGTAGACTTAGAGATACGCATTAAGAAGTATTACAAGACCCTTTTTAGGTATTTAAGCTTTTTCCTAAATCATCCAAGGATTCGCCCCCGTGGATTCATTGGTCCAAATCCTAATTAATTTCGAGTTCATTTAATAGATTtgtgtattatgtatttatatttaatacttaatcCTTATCTCCAGCTGATCCCTCGATAACACTAGTAGACGTGGAAAAGATGATGGAAACTGGAATGAATGTTGCTAGGTTCAAGACGTCACATAGTACCACAGGGGACAAAGTGAAATTACTAAAAAAGTTTGATAAAGCTACGAATTTCTTGGCTGCTAAGTATGGATTACTGGATTGGCCTTGCGCCACATGCATTGAGCTGAAGACGTGTGTTGCCAATACTGGGATTCTCGAAGATGTACCTAACTTTTCTTTCAGACGCTTTTTTTTGTATCCTGAAATTAGCTTAGTTTATTACCTTTACGATCGATTACATACGTCTCGCCACTTGCCGCATAAACAGTTCTCGCTCCTACGAGACacaatatttgtgttttgttgtcACTTTTTATGATTTGATCTAATATTTTACTAGTCTCACAATAGTAAAAATCTGTTCGTTTTAAGGAATCCAATTAACTTTTATTAGCTTGGATTATGCTTTGTTTGCTCCCAGCCGGCAGTGACGCGGATaaattttttaatgcatttgaaaaatagaaatagatcGCTTTGTAAATATAACATACAGCGATAGTTTGATATTGTATATGTCGCAACTGTAAGATAAAATGATATTGTACTAAATGTGTAAATGTAGGGTAACtagaattagtattttttttgtagtcgaTTGTTATACTAGTCTGAAAAGGTGATTgcattaaattgaataaaataatttgatttaagtatttaaaccAGGGCTTAGTCAAGCAGTTAATTAAAagaattcttaatattttagaatgatTTTGAAATTGTCATACGTGAAGACACCGATATAGTTATGTCTTGTGACGTTCAAATGTACAATAAATGCAATGCGGAGCACATCTTTGTCAACAACCCTTACCTAACATCGGATGCGAAAGTTGGAATGATAATCAATATAGGTTCAGATGAAATAATAACGAAGTGTACAGCTATTTTAAGCGCCAAAACGATAAAGTGTCGTGTCACTAAAGGGGGTATGTTGCATAACATGGCATATGTCTGCATGAGAGGGGCAAAACGAACTCGTCCTTACTTGACAAAAGCAGATCTGCATATTATCAAATTTGCTATAGAATACCAGGTATGCTTAGACTATCATTTATAAGGTGGACGTCCTCTgcgtttatatacttttttgttaaatattaattttaatctttgtcaTGACAATACTtacataactaattattttaggTGGATATGATAATCATTAACTATGCACGACACATCGACACGGTCAGGAAAATCAAGCGATTTCTAGGATCGAAAGTCAGGAGACCAGTCATAGTGGCTGGATTATCAAGTGAGCAAGGACTCGATAATATTGATGGTATAATCAATGTAAGTCTTGATAAATACCTTTGGTTTTTCCTTGTGGCAATTTACTGGGCCCCTAGTCCTTTTTACATTTGCCGCTATTTATTTCCAGGGCTAATTTGGCACCAACAGTACCCTACAACTACAGTTACTGATGATTATTCCATTTGTCATTaatgatttgaatgaatttattaCTGTCCAAACTCCGAACCGTTTGTTTATTAACCCAATGCATTTGACTACATAACGGACAAAATATAAAGCATAATTATATGATTAAATTTCTCGTAAACAATTTCCTTAGGcctattaaaattatcaatttaaaaaacttcTCACAATAGGTTCTCTCTAATAGTGTTATCTTCCCttgactattaaaataaaaataaatctatatctatattctGTCCTTACATTTTCAGGAAGCCGACGCAATCTTACTTTCTAGAGAATTTATAACCTACGAGCTTCCATTGCACTTATACCATAAAATGGGTCGTATTCAAAAGTATGTTGCCGCTAAATGTCGACAGGTAACTGCCACACAACAGTAGTACTAATTTTCAATCAAAAGTTACACCATCCCATCCTAACAAGCTAGCTAGTTCAATGTTCGTATTTAGTCGTCGGCAGATGTCTGACGCGTTTATCACCGCCTGTTCAGCGCGGATCGCGGTAGATCCGTCGAAGCTGTCCTGGATGATTCGTCTTGTCATCAGACTTCGCTTGCAGAGTAGGAATGTCGGGACTCAAGCGACCTCGCCTTTGTTATGACAGTAGCTTTTCCCCAAAATTAACTCACAATAACAACCTTGTCATTCATAACTCACTAATTCCTCCTCAATACTTCAAATATTCGTTTtgtatattaaaacttttaggAAATAAGTAAACTTTATCAATTTTAGGTTGGTAAACCTTTTTACCTATCTGGCGGAATTTTCAATGAAGCTCTCATGACTGGAGATTTTCATGGCCGAGAATTTTCTGACGTCACTAACGCAATACTAGATGGTGTCACCGGCTTTGTTTTAAGGGAAACTCCAAATGTTGACTATTTAATGGCAGTGATGAGAACTATGAATGATCTATGTGCAAGTGTGGAACCCTTAACTAATGATAGACAAGGTTTCTTTCGCGATTTATCTCAGGTACTAACCAACTAACTTGAGATTTAgtcctttaatttttttattgttcttgtaAAAGTTATCCTGAGTGAATACCAAAATAATGTAACATATCCAATTTCAGCTTAAAATGCCTTTGAATGCTGCTGAAGCTAGCGCCATATCTTGCGTA
This region of Trichoplusia ni isolate ovarian cell line Hi5 chromosome 14, tn1, whole genome shotgun sequence genomic DNA includes:
- the LOC113500927 gene encoding putative serine protease K12H4.7, with product MIIFFVLLSVLSSSWGLQEIELKTFLREDMPPPATNLSLARNVFQSYINMPLDHFDPQNDKRFAMRFMFNEEFFGGPGSPIFIMAGGEWDIHPAWLAAGNMYEMARENKGYLIYTEHRYYGKTLPFKEHTTENLRFLNMDQALADLAHFITEVKTQPRFNNSEVIMYGGSYAANMVMWFKQRYPHLVLGSIASSGPILAKIDFPEYLEVVHEAYLLEGGDQCISIIRQGIQDTIAHMNTDEGREALEAAFGICEPIDYSDPYDLGYFSGLITWSFSNTVQRASPGSLIQICNNFTGNYYGNTPMEKIGGFVSLVQNRTENECWDIVYDNFLDSYNKTDNSRAWYYQTCTEYGFFQIAPKSGTVFDSLKWLNLDFYITACKRLFDERFDEKFVYAAADRVNLVYGGLDPEVKNTVNIHGYIDPWRALGVYDEHISETSPTYTIERASHCFDMQGWLPSDTIRMTFMKQEARRIVASWLSNRKNH
- the LOC113500929 gene encoding venom allergen 5-like, producing the protein MELNVFFILTFLTIAQCKLITLSCIQIRAFVDGHNSRRLLLAQGKVPGQPAASEMNSVVWDEELHVKASRWAIQNYNYHNPDRNTISGRFTTGENLYWYSTTNSKYELDPNNPLESWFSEHVNFTFGPLHAHDFDISNNYDIGHYTQMIWSDSVYIGCAISQTFKNGWNKFFVVCNYGPGGNYIKEKPYKTSIGSSGKLKCGAKDCNHPYGRKCKKINT
- the LOC113500724 gene encoding pyruvate kinase-like, with translation MHEQADPDIIEFEDVDICDPKYVEGPGFRQRRSAIFVTFADPSITLVDVEKMMETGMNVARFKTSHSTTGDKVKLLKKFDKATNFLAAKYGLLDWPCATCIELKTCVANTGILEDNDFEIVIREDTDIVMSCDVQMYNKCNAEHIFVNNPYLTSDAKVGMIINIGSDEIITKCTAILSAKTIKCRVTKGGMLHNMAYVCMRGAKRTRPYLTKADLHIIKFAIEYQVDMIIINYARHIDTVRKIKRFLGSKVRRPVIVAGLSSEQGLDNIDGIINEADAILLSREFITYELPLHLYHKMGRIQKYVAAKCRQVGKPFYLSGGIFNEALMTGDFHGREFSDVTNAILDGVTGFVLRETPNVDYLMAVMRTMNDLCASVEPLTNDRQGFFRDLSQLKMPLNAAEASAISCVFIANQTQSRIIVCPTVSGRTAYLLNWLRPVNPIIAVTTKIRTERILRTQRGVIALLYKGAPRRTWFRSVQARVEYAIEYAVEKHWLEYGDPYVTLEKGTEASPFCDCVRVWNVTTVKKNTVECPEDYHDFALNDFVEPPPLHKKHIAVKKHSVDDAMKGKSLDSILAEALEQVRRGANTNNEDGNQENIKTS